A genomic stretch from Desulfolutivibrio sulfodismutans DSM 3696 includes:
- a CDS encoding class I fructose-bisphosphate aldolase has protein sequence MLDTIVTHLGGDAESLLGHVCRTIPKETLHLPGPDFVDRIFTPTDRSVPVLKSLSALFGTGRLAGTGYLSILPVDQGIEHSAGASFAPNPIYFDPENIVKLALEAGCNAVASTLGVLGSVARKYAHKIPFMLKLNHNELLSLPAIYDETLFASVEQAYDMGATAVGATIYFGSPESRRQILEISKAFRRAHELGMACVLWAYTRNPAFVKDGVDYHVSADLTGQANHLAATIEADIVKQKQPTVNGGYTAIGFGKTDKRVYTELCTDHPIDLTRYQVANCYMGRAGLINSGGAAGAADFDEAVRTAVINKRAGGMGLISGRKAFQRPMAEGIRLLQTIQDVYLCQDVTIA, from the coding sequence ATGCTGGATACCATCGTCACGCACCTCGGCGGCGACGCCGAGTCCCTGCTCGGGCACGTGTGCCGCACCATTCCCAAAGAGACCCTGCATCTGCCCGGCCCCGATTTCGTGGACCGCATCTTCACCCCCACCGACCGTAGCGTGCCGGTCCTCAAAAGCCTGTCCGCCCTGTTCGGCACGGGCCGCCTGGCCGGGACCGGCTATCTGTCCATCCTGCCCGTGGACCAGGGCATTGAGCATTCGGCCGGGGCCTCGTTTGCTCCCAACCCCATCTATTTTGACCCGGAAAACATCGTGAAGCTGGCCCTGGAGGCCGGATGCAACGCCGTGGCCTCGACGCTGGGGGTTTTGGGCAGCGTGGCCCGCAAGTACGCCCACAAGATTCCCTTCATGCTCAAGCTCAATCACAACGAACTCCTGAGTCTGCCCGCCATCTACGACGAGACCCTGTTCGCCTCGGTGGAGCAGGCCTACGACATGGGGGCCACGGCCGTGGGGGCCACTATCTATTTCGGGTCGCCCGAGTCCCGCCGCCAGATTCTGGAGATCAGCAAGGCCTTTCGCCGGGCCCATGAGCTGGGCATGGCCTGCGTGCTGTGGGCCTACACCAGAAACCCGGCCTTCGTGAAAGACGGCGTGGACTACCACGTCTCGGCGGACTTGACCGGCCAGGCCAACCATCTGGCGGCCACCATTGAGGCCGACATCGTCAAGCAGAAGCAGCCCACCGTGAACGGCGGCTACACCGCCATCGGCTTCGGCAAGACCGACAAGCGGGTCTACACCGAATTGTGCACGGACCATCCCATCGACCTGACCCGCTACCAGGTGGCCAACTGCTACATGGGCCGGGCCGGGCTCATCAATTCCGGCGGCGCGGCCGGGGCGGCGGACTTCGACGAGGCCGTGCGCACCGCGGTCATCAACAAGCGGGCCGGGGGCATGGGGCTCATTTCCGGCCGCAAGGCCTTCCAGCGGCCCATGGCCGAGGGCATAAGACTCCTGCAGACCATCCAGGACGTCTATCTGTGCCAGGATGTGACCATCGCCTGA
- a CDS encoding alkaline phosphatase has product MTRLPKPFRRVAPPTPQNMEEPAMVLHRLSSRSALAFLAVAALLCCGQAASAAEKQAKYVFFIIGDGMAQPQRTSTEMFLAAREGKPHGTVKLHMSQLPAHGMMTTHAANSIIPDSADTATAMACGVKTNSGMLGVTPDNKPVKNVAELAKEKGKKVGVISTVSIDHATPGGFYAHQESRDNYHEIAHELVKSGFDFFGGGGFKDPAGKKSKAPQGDAIEAAKAAGYKVVTGREGFEKVSKNDGKVIVINEWLQDSQAMPYMIDRTKKDLSLAELVTKAAEVLDGPQGFFIMAEGGKVDWACHANDAAGAIGDVLDVDAAVVAAQEFAKKHPDETLILVTGDHECGGLTIGFAGTKYDSFYNVLTGQKMSFQAFTDKMAEFKKSCGGNCSFDAVKPVVEETFGLKFAGDAKDAAVLKEFEVAKVKEAFDLYMAAPADAKSGYGADGKDPQAYLLYGGYNPLSVTLTHLLNQKAGLGWTSYSHTGVPVTVSAGGAGAEAFNGMYDNTDIAKKLKSAMGLPAAQVASN; this is encoded by the coding sequence ATGACCCGATTGCCTAAACCGTTCCGGCGCGTCGCGCCGCCCACCCCGCAAAACATGGAGGAACCGGCTATGGTGTTGCACAGACTCTCTTCCCGCTCGGCCCTGGCCTTTTTGGCTGTGGCCGCGCTTCTGTGTTGTGGACAGGCTGCGTCTGCGGCCGAAAAACAGGCCAAATACGTCTTTTTCATCATCGGCGACGGCATGGCCCAGCCCCAGCGCACCTCCACGGAGATGTTTTTGGCGGCCAGGGAGGGCAAACCCCACGGCACGGTGAAGCTTCACATGAGCCAGCTTCCGGCCCACGGCATGATGACCACCCATGCCGCCAACTCCATCATCCCCGACTCGGCGGACACGGCCACGGCCATGGCCTGCGGGGTCAAGACCAACTCCGGCATGCTGGGCGTCACCCCGGACAACAAGCCCGTGAAAAACGTGGCCGAACTGGCCAAGGAAAAGGGCAAGAAGGTGGGCGTCATCTCCACCGTGTCCATCGACCACGCCACCCCCGGCGGCTTCTACGCCCACCAGGAAAGCCGCGACAACTACCATGAAATCGCCCACGAACTGGTGAAAAGCGGCTTTGATTTCTTCGGCGGCGGCGGTTTCAAGGATCCGGCCGGGAAAAAGTCCAAGGCCCCTCAGGGTGACGCCATCGAGGCCGCCAAGGCCGCCGGGTACAAGGTCGTGACCGGTCGCGAGGGCTTTGAGAAGGTTTCCAAAAACGACGGCAAGGTCATCGTCATCAATGAATGGCTCCAGGACAGCCAGGCCATGCCCTACATGATCGACCGCACCAAAAAGGACTTGAGCCTGGCCGAGCTGGTGACCAAGGCCGCCGAGGTGCTGGACGGCCCGCAGGGCTTTTTCATCATGGCCGAGGGCGGCAAGGTGGACTGGGCCTGCCACGCCAATGACGCCGCCGGGGCCATCGGCGACGTGCTGGACGTGGACGCGGCTGTGGTCGCGGCCCAGGAGTTCGCCAAAAAGCATCCGGACGAGACCTTGATCCTGGTCACGGGCGACCACGAATGCGGCGGTCTGACCATCGGCTTCGCCGGGACCAAGTACGACAGCTTCTACAACGTGCTCACCGGCCAGAAGATGTCCTTCCAGGCCTTCACCGACAAGATGGCCGAGTTCAAGAAGTCCTGCGGCGGCAACTGCTCCTTCGATGCGGTCAAGCCCGTCGTCGAGGAGACCTTCGGGCTTAAGTTCGCCGGTGACGCCAAGGACGCCGCCGTGCTCAAGGAATTCGAAGTGGCCAAGGTCAAGGAGGCCTTCGACCTGTACATGGCCGCCCCGGCCGACGCCAAGAGCGGCTACGGCGCGGACGGCAAGGATCCCCAGGCCTACCTGCTTTACGGCGGCTACAACCCCCTGTCCGTGACGCTCACCCACCTGCTCAACCAGAAAGCGGGCCTTGGGTGGACCTCCTATTCCCACACCGGCGTGCCGGTCACCGTGTCCGCCGGCGGGGCCGGGGCCGAGGCCTTTAACGGCATGTACGACAACACCGACATCGCCAAGAAACTGAAGAGCGCCATGGGCCTGCCCGCCGCCCAGGTGGCTTCGAACTAG
- a CDS encoding RNA polymerase sigma factor, producing the protein MIQAQNHDDSGDSGLVARVLGGDKNAFEALVRAHKTAVARIVSAHVPDGQVAELVQETFVRAYVSLQGYRADSPFSHWLSVIAVRACHDFWRKRYASRETLHADLSEAGRAMVDNSPDVSAQPAEEAVAEDQARRVLAEALDRLSPTDRMVLVLTCLEERSTAEAAEFLGISRANVKIRAFRARKALRAMLETTSFTR; encoded by the coding sequence ATGATCCAGGCCCAAAACCATGACGATTCCGGGGACTCGGGCCTTGTGGCCCGGGTCCTTGGCGGCGATAAAAACGCCTTTGAGGCGCTGGTGCGCGCCCACAAGACCGCCGTGGCCCGCATCGTTTCGGCCCATGTCCCGGACGGGCAGGTGGCCGAGCTGGTCCAGGAGACCTTCGTGCGGGCCTACGTGTCGCTGCAGGGGTACCGGGCCGACAGCCCCTTTTCCCACTGGCTGTCGGTCATCGCCGTGCGGGCCTGCCACGATTTTTGGCGCAAGCGCTACGCAAGCCGGGAGACCCTGCACGCCGACCTTTCCGAAGCCGGGCGGGCCATGGTGGACAACAGCCCGGACGTGTCGGCCCAGCCCGCCGAGGAGGCGGTCGCCGAAGACCAGGCGAGGCGGGTTTTGGCCGAGGCCCTGGACCGGCTGTCGCCCACGGATCGCATGGTCCTGGTCCTGACCTGCCTGGAGGAGCGTTCCACGGCCGAGGCCGCCGAATTTTTGGGAATCAGCCGGGCCAATGTGAAGATTCGGGCGTTTCGGGCCAGGAAGGCCCTGCGCGCCATGCTGGAAACGACGTCTTTTACGAGGTGA
- a CDS encoding periplasmic heavy metal sensor produces MKRVLSLTLLVLALCGGVLALAGQAPGGDGLIPREAFLRTLVRLDLTEAQKRDVAVVLRSHRGEARAAFDRVRAAADTFRQTAASPAADEAAVRQAFRGLAAAGEEAVVVKNRIMAEVRGKLTPEQQKLLLESRDLIAEKVRERVETARAIFEEWIETHAVGVS; encoded by the coding sequence ATGAAACGCGTCCTTTCCCTCACCCTCCTGGTCCTGGCCCTTTGCGGCGGCGTGCTGGCCCTGGCCGGACAGGCTCCTGGCGGCGACGGCCTGATTCCCAGGGAGGCCTTTCTGAGAACCCTCGTCCGTCTCGATCTCACCGAGGCCCAGAAACGCGACGTGGCCGTGGTGCTTAGGTCCCACAGGGGCGAGGCCCGGGCCGCCTTCGACCGGGTGCGGGCCGCCGCAGACACGTTTCGCCAGACCGCGGCATCCCCTGCCGCCGACGAGGCCGCCGTGCGCCAGGCTTTTCGCGGCCTGGCCGCCGCCGGGGAGGAGGCCGTGGTGGTGAAGAACAGGATCATGGCCGAGGTGCGCGGCAAGCTCACCCCCGAGCAACAGAAGCTGCTCCTGGAAAGCCGCGACCTGATCGCGGAGAAGGTGCGGGAGCGTGTGGAGACGGCCCGGGCCATCTTCGAGGAATGGATCGAAACCCATGCCGTGGGCGTAAGCTGA